A region from the Acyrthosiphon pisum isolate AL4f chromosome A1, pea_aphid_22Mar2018_4r6ur, whole genome shotgun sequence genome encodes:
- the LOC103310509 gene encoding uncharacterized protein LOC103310509 translates to MRVALQNDPSAAEFSRQLLALGNGHIPIDVLTGLISFPANFCEFTSSKEELITKVFPSIEVNYNNLDWMSERAILAARNKDVDSLNFTVRSKISGELRSYKSVDSTTDENEAVNYPTEFLNSLDVPGTPPHNLQVKVGSIIIMLRNLNPPKLCNGTRLSIKKLMNNVIQSTIIKGNFKGEEVLIPRIPIIPTDITFQFKRIQFPVQLAFAMTINKSQGQSLEVCGINLEFSCFRTGSCTLPVRVLANRLCCLFLHQKTKLKTLFIKMH, encoded by the coding sequence ATGAGAGTTGCATTGCAAAACGACCCATCGGCTGCTGAATTCTCGAGACAACTGCTGGCGCTTGGTAATGGACACATTCCGATTGATGTTTTGACTGGATTAATATCGTTTCCGGCAAATTTTTGTGAGTTCACATCGTCGAAGGAGGAACTCATTACAAAAGTGTTCCCAAGCATTGAGGTCAATTATAACAATCTTGATTGGATGAGTGAACGGGCAATACTAGCAGCGAGGAATAAGGACGTCGATAGCTTGAATTTTACCGTTCGGAGTAAAATTTCTGGAGAATTGCGTTCGTACAAATCCGTTGACAGCACGACAGACGAAAACGAAGCGGTCAACTATCCGACAGAATTTTTGAACTCGCTTGATGTGCCAGGAACTCCACCGCATAATTTACAGGTAAAAGTGGGATCGATCATTATTATGTTGCGGAATCTAAATCCTCCTAAATTGTGCAATGGTACACGATTGTCCATCAAGAAACTGATGAACAATGTAATACAATCAACAATCATCAAGGGCAATTTCAAAGGAGAGGAAGTCCTTATCCCACGAATTCCGATCATTCCAACAGATATTACATTTCAGTTTAAGCGGATTCAGTTTCCCGTTCAATTGGCTTTTGCGATGACAATCAATAAATCGCAAGGCCAATCGTTGGAAGTCTGCGGGATCAATTTGGAATTTTCATGTTTTCGCACGGGCAGCTGTACGTTGCCAGTTCGCGTGTTGGCAAACCGTCTTTGCTGTTTATTTTTGCACcagaaaacaaaactaaaaacattgtttatcaAAATGCACTAA